One window of the Asticcacaulis sp. SL142 genome contains the following:
- a CDS encoding NAD(P)/FAD-dependent oxidoreductase — MTASPYSVIIIGGGIVGLCVGLRALDLGLSATIVAKDDVMATTSAMSAGMVAPTLEAMTEADPHLSFARYATAQKSWTAFADGIGLTAVLEMAQPGIWLWEPGPTADDMLKRFTDMGARAKLMTDASLGAIGYDAPFLGIEISGDWVISPEPVLAYLKNLFLERGGQWREGNVLKVTAHEVVLAGDEHLSAGHVVVCAGFGSARFSTDVPSLSTLSPIKGHLLDMARKSDSALAGRMVRSPWGYFVFYDGLSKFGATMQTGRSDLDIEDNAVASLKDKSLKFTSGLMAAIDDDAVARVGVRAASPDHWPLIGQDAASGVWVATGMRRNGWIYGPYAAEAIIAGLTGVTLPDDAGLYDPNRFN, encoded by the coding sequence ATGACGGCATCACCCTATAGCGTAATCATAATCGGCGGCGGCATAGTGGGCCTGTGTGTGGGCTTGCGCGCGCTTGATCTGGGGCTGTCGGCGACGATTGTGGCCAAGGACGACGTGATGGCCACGACCTCGGCCATGTCGGCGGGGATGGTCGCGCCGACGCTGGAGGCCATGACCGAAGCCGATCCTCATTTGAGTTTTGCGCGCTATGCGACCGCGCAGAAATCCTGGACGGCCTTTGCGGACGGCATTGGGCTGACCGCTGTGCTTGAAATGGCGCAGCCCGGCATATGGTTGTGGGAGCCGGGGCCCACGGCGGATGACATGCTGAAACGCTTTACCGACATGGGGGCGCGCGCCAAGCTGATGACGGACGCGAGCCTTGGGGCGATTGGCTATGATGCGCCGTTTTTAGGGATTGAGATTTCCGGTGACTGGGTGATTTCGCCTGAGCCGGTTTTGGCCTATCTCAAGAACCTGTTCCTTGAGCGCGGCGGGCAGTGGCGTGAGGGGAATGTCCTTAAGGTCACAGCTCATGAGGTCGTGCTCGCGGGTGATGAACACTTAAGCGCCGGTCATGTGGTGGTGTGTGCAGGCTTTGGCTCGGCGCGTTTTTCTACGGATGTGCCGTCGCTGTCGACCCTGTCGCCGATCAAAGGGCATTTGCTGGATATGGCGCGCAAATCCGATTCAGCTTTAGCGGGACGTATGGTGCGCTCACCATGGGGTTATTTTGTATTCTATGATGGCTTGTCGAAGTTCGGCGCGACCATGCAGACTGGACGCAGCGATTTGGATATCGAAGATAACGCGGTCGCGTCGCTGAAGGACAAGTCGCTGAAGTTCACATCCGGACTTATGGCCGCGATTGATGATGACGCGGTGGCGCGGGTAGGGGTGCGGGCCGCCAGTCCCGATCACTGGCCGCTGATCGGTCAGGATGCGGCGTCTGGCGTATGGGTGGCCACAGGGATGCGCCGCAATGGCTGGATCTACGGACCCTATGCCGCCGAAGCGATTATCGCGGGTCTGACCGGTGTAACTTTGCCGGACGATGCCGGGCTATATGACCCGAATAGGTTTAATTAA
- a CDS encoding transglycosylase SLT domain-containing protein, whose translation MKFGLIPTSGGEAAAQTKGTANTNPVMQALQRASQTTGVDFSYLVKTAQRESSLNPRAKAPTSSAAGLFQFIEQTWLATVKSHGAKHGYGAYANQIVKGANGRYSVPDSAARKQVLGLRYDATAASTMGAELTAGNAAYLKGRTGRNPSAGELYAAHFLGPAGAAQLMQAHDSRPGASAAALFPQAAAANRSIFYKQGRAATVAEVMANLTSKAGGAVTMPDMQPDAIEESLSGFLVARAQRVDANQALLDMMFGSDNGDKGLLFQTQLLSAFGPEKDEDQQDKSGLFG comes from the coding sequence ATGAAATTCGGTTTGATTCCCACATCAGGCGGTGAAGCTGCGGCCCAAACTAAGGGGACAGCAAACACCAATCCGGTCATGCAAGCCCTGCAACGGGCTTCGCAGACGACCGGCGTGGATTTCAGCTATCTGGTCAAGACCGCCCAGCGCGAAAGCTCGCTTAATCCGCGCGCCAAGGCCCCAACGTCTTCGGCGGCGGGCCTGTTTCAGTTTATCGAACAGACCTGGCTGGCCACGGTCAAAAGCCACGGGGCCAAGCACGGCTATGGGGCCTATGCCAATCAGATCGTCAAGGGCGCTAATGGCCGCTACAGCGTGCCCGATAGCGCCGCCCGTAAGCAGGTGCTGGGTTTGCGCTATGACGCCACCGCCGCCTCAACCATGGGCGCGGAACTGACGGCGGGTAATGCCGCCTATCTGAAAGGCCGGACGGGGCGTAATCCGTCGGCGGGTGAGCTATATGCCGCGCACTTTCTGGGGCCGGCGGGGGCTGCGCAATTGATGCAAGCCCATGACAGCCGGCCGGGGGCATCGGCGGCAGCTCTGTTCCCGCAGGCAGCCGCGGCTAATCGCTCGATATTCTATAAGCAGGGCCGGGCGGCGACCGTGGCCGAAGTCATGGCCAACCTGACCAGCAAGGCGGGTGGGGCGGTGACTATGCCGGATATGCAACCCGATGCGATCGAGGAAAGCTTAAGCGGGTTTCTGGTGGCGCGCGCCCAGCGGGTTGATGCCAATCAGGCGTTGCTGGACATGATGTTCGGCTCAGACAACGGCGATAAGGGCCTGCTGTTCCAGACTCAACTCCTGTCGGCCTTCGGCCCGGAAAAGGACGAAGACCAACAGGATAAGAGCGGGCTGTTTGGCTAA